A window from Roseburia sp. 499 encodes these proteins:
- a CDS encoding recombinase family protein, whose protein sequence is MKKQLKCYIYTRVSTSMQVDGYSLDAQKDKLHKYADYQDMIIAGEYSDEGKSGKSVEGRPQFQQMLQDIETGKDNIDFVLVFKLSRFGRNAADVLSSLQRMQDFGVNLICVEDGIDSSKDAGKLMISVLSAVAEIERENILVQTMEGRRQKAREGKWNGGFAPYGYQLINGELHIAEDEAEVIRIIYDKYANTTMGIAAIATFLNNSGYKKKLRQNNTIEGFSTSFVKGVLDNPVYCGKLAFGRRKNEKIPGTRNEYHVVKQNNYMLNDGIHEAIVSEELWNQVHKKRQETGVANIKTHSLDHEHILSGIIKCPICGSGMYGNVNRKKHPDGGHYRDYFYYACKHRTFVNGHKCTYRKQWSEDKINAAVEEVIRKLVNNPKFKTEIQKHIGNSIDTEELDREHTGLQERLKQVTGAKNKLANQMDNLSVSDKHYDKKYEDMQVRLDKLYGEIEEIETSIEAIETRLYNIKQEKISGENVYQFLLFFDKLYDRFADMEKKTFMKSFLEEVNIYEAEQEDGRILRSLKFRFPVFFNDQELYELDWDNESTVETVCLLSKKP, encoded by the coding sequence ATGAAAAAACAACTAAAATGCTACATCTACACCCGTGTATCCACCTCCATGCAGGTAGATGGCTACAGTTTAGATGCGCAAAAAGACAAATTGCATAAATACGCTGATTACCAAGATATGATTATCGCTGGGGAATACTCTGACGAAGGTAAATCCGGTAAAAGCGTGGAGGGTCGCCCACAATTTCAACAGATGCTTCAGGATATTGAAACAGGTAAAGACAACATTGATTTCGTACTCGTATTCAAGCTATCCCGATTTGGACGAAATGCAGCGGATGTTTTATCATCTCTTCAGCGAATGCAGGATTTTGGTGTTAATCTTATCTGTGTGGAAGATGGTATCGACAGTTCTAAAGACGCGGGTAAGCTGATGATTTCCGTGTTATCCGCAGTGGCTGAAATAGAGCGTGAAAATATATTGGTGCAGACCATGGAAGGTCGCAGACAGAAGGCAAGAGAAGGTAAGTGGAATGGTGGATTTGCTCCTTATGGATATCAGCTTATTAATGGTGAGTTGCATATTGCAGAGGATGAAGCTGAGGTAATACGAATTATTTACGATAAGTATGCCAACACAACCATGGGAATTGCCGCAATTGCTACATTCCTAAACAACAGCGGATACAAGAAAAAGCTTCGCCAGAACAATACCATTGAAGGATTTTCCACATCCTTTGTAAAAGGTGTGCTTGATAATCCGGTGTACTGCGGCAAGCTTGCCTTTGGTAGAAGAAAGAATGAGAAGATTCCGGGTACAAGAAATGAGTATCATGTGGTAAAGCAGAATAACTATATGTTAAATGATGGTATTCACGAGGCAATTGTTTCGGAAGAATTGTGGAATCAGGTACACAAAAAGAGACAGGAAACAGGTGTTGCTAATATCAAAACTCACAGTCTGGATCACGAGCATATTTTATCCGGTATCATTAAATGTCCGATATGCGGAAGCGGTATGTATGGCAATGTAAATCGAAAAAAGCATCCCGACGGCGGGCATTACAGAGATTATTTCTACTATGCCTGCAAGCACAGAACCTTTGTAAATGGTCACAAATGTACTTACCGTAAGCAGTGGAGTGAGGATAAAATCAATGCGGCGGTGGAAGAAGTTATCCGAAAGCTTGTAAACAATCCAAAGTTCAAAACTGAGATTCAGAAGCACATCGGTAACAGCATTGATACGGAAGAATTGGACAGAGAGCATACAGGTTTACAGGAGCGATTAAAGCAGGTAACCGGTGCCAAGAACAAGCTGGCAAATCAGATGGATAACTTATCTGTATCGGACAAGCATTATGACAAGAAGTATGAGGATATGCAAGTCAGACTGGATAAGCTTTATGGTGAGATAGAGGAAATTGAAACTTCCATTGAAGCTATAGAGACAAGACTGTATAATATTAAGCAGGAAAAGATATCCGGTGAAAATGTGTATCAGTTCTTATTATTCTTTGATAAGCTGTATGACAGATTTGCGGATATGGAGAAGAAGACATTTATGAAGAGCTTTCTCGAGGAAGTAAATATCTATGAGGCAGAACAAGAGGACGGTAGGATTTTAAGAAGTCTCAAGTTCCGTTTTCCTGTATTTTTCAATGATCAGGAGTTATATGAACTTGATTGGGACAATGAAAGTACCGTTGAAACTGTGTGCCTGCTTTCAAAGAAACCTTGA
- a CDS encoding YecA family protein: MAITERDEERVEYAFVMAFLPDLPENDETADKALEAWNLLWGLMERENNYSDQLGSNVLDWQIGNWANDTTMILQNTRRYKDVIAVNEQILKIQWSRNGDTDLFHENAKREIADTYADMGEIEKAYKLYEGYLESDPLWGWGWIGYYRLFKDQKNPHYIDIMKDLYFDIKAGNKYRDAEDLYRELSEEFAELEESNISKSLKEEYELKVDRKRRANRDSLLKSIEKLEKKIQLNSGRKIYPNESCPCGSGKKYKKCCGRK, from the coding sequence ATGGCTATTACTGAAAGAGATGAAGAAAGAGTTGAATATGCTTTTGTTATGGCTTTTTTGCCAGATTTGCCCGAGAATGACGAAACAGCTGATAAAGCGTTGGAAGCATGGAATCTGTTATGGGGGTTGATGGAAAGGGAAAACAATTATTCTGACCAACTTGGTAGTAATGTTTTAGATTGGCAGATTGGAAATTGGGCAAATGATACAACTATGATATTGCAAAATACCAGACGGTATAAGGATGTAATAGCGGTTAATGAGCAGATTTTGAAGATTCAGTGGTCAAGAAACGGTGATACGGATTTGTTTCACGAAAATGCAAAACGTGAGATTGCGGATACATATGCAGATATGGGTGAAATAGAAAAAGCATATAAGTTATATGAAGGATATCTTGAGTCTGATCCCTTATGGGGCTGGGGTTGGATAGGATATTATCGTTTGTTTAAGGATCAGAAAAATCCTCACTATATAGACATAATGAAGGATTTGTATTTTGACATTAAAGCGGGGAATAAATATCGTGATGCGGAAGATTTATATAGGGAATTGTCAGAGGAATTTGCTGAATTGGAAGAAAGCAATATTTCAAAATCTTTGAAAGAAGAATATGAACTGAAAGTAGATAGAAAAAGAAGAGCTAATAGAGATAGCCTTTTGAAAAGTATTGAGAAATTAGAGAAGAAAATACAGCTTAATTCTGGTAGAAAGATTTATCCTAATGAATCTTGTCCGTGTGGTTCGGGAAAGAAGTATAAAAAATGTTGCGGAAGAAAATAG